The Haloarchaeobius amylolyticus genome window below encodes:
- a CDS encoding V-type ATP synthase subunit E: MSLETVVEDIRDEARARAEEIRDDAEAEAEEIISEAQADAEETLEEAERAAERKVEQEREQQLSSAKLEAKQMRLEARRDVLEQVRADVESEIAGLSGDQREELTRALLDAAAEEFENVDTASVYGRASDEDLLTDILADYDGYEYAGEYDCLGGVVVESEESRLRVNNTFDSVLEDVWEDNLKEISSRLFDEQ, encoded by the coding sequence ATGAGTTTGGAAACAGTCGTTGAGGACATACGAGACGAAGCCCGCGCGCGTGCGGAGGAAATCCGCGACGACGCAGAGGCGGAGGCCGAGGAGATCATCTCGGAGGCCCAAGCCGACGCCGAGGAGACGCTCGAAGAGGCAGAGCGCGCGGCCGAACGAAAGGTAGAACAGGAGCGCGAGCAGCAGCTCTCGAGCGCCAAGCTCGAGGCCAAGCAGATGCGCCTCGAGGCACGACGCGACGTCCTCGAACAGGTCCGTGCGGACGTGGAATCGGAGATCGCCGGCCTGTCCGGCGACCAGCGCGAGGAACTCACCCGTGCGCTGCTCGACGCAGCCGCCGAGGAGTTCGAGAACGTGGACACCGCATCCGTCTACGGTCGCGCCTCCGACGAGGACCTGCTCACGGACATCCTCGCCGACTACGACGGCTACGAGTACGCCGGCGAGTACGACTGCCTCGGCGGCGTCGTCGTCGAGAGCGAGGAGAGCCGTCTCCGCGTCAACAACACGTTCGACTCGGTGCTCGAGGACGTCTGGGAGGACAACCTCAAGGAGATAAGCTCCCGGCTGTTCGACGAGCAATGA
- a CDS encoding F0F1 ATP synthase subunit C, with amino-acid sequence MTALNNVTDIALQGEGNAPAIPADSGAALGIGLAAIGAGYAERGIGAAAVGALAEDSISTGIGIVLTVLPETLVIFALVALFV; translated from the coding sequence ATGACCGCACTGAACAACGTAACAGACATCGCCCTGCAGGGAGAGGGCAACGCTCCTGCGATCCCCGCGGACTCCGGCGCAGCTCTCGGTATCGGGCTGGCCGCGATCGGTGCAGGGTACGCAGAACGCGGCATCGGTGCCGCCGCAGTCGGCGCACTCGCCGAAGACTCCATCTCCACCGGTATCGGGATCGTTCTGACGGTCCTGCCCGAGACGCTGGTGATCTTCGCGCTGGTCGCGCTCTTCGTCTAA
- a CDS encoding V-type ATP synthase subunit I has translation MSKVSVTGSKSVMDDVIETVHDLRLVHLSDYDGSWDGFSNGNPVEGAEGASEKLVTVRSIKSILGVEAEHAGPSRIVTDDALDEELEEVRQEANRLDDRRSELETELRELDEQISSLAPFAELGIPLHLLSGYDSLRVAVGEGDVDAVEAELQDAKGIREFDVETGGGDLVAVFAYPESNARDSILDDLLVRANFTRQEVPDGEGDPSDYIEQLRHRKQQLQSKLSTVEDELEDLRLDAAGFLLAAEERLSIDVQKAEAPLQFATTENAFVAEGWLPTDEVDTLKRELDAAVGDHAEVQEIERADYHEGHAVGSSEVQDESHGTGSGAEAAADGGVVTMNDDPPTIQQNNKAAEPFEFLIEMVNRPKYTELDPTIILLLTFPLFYGFMLGDLGYGLIYVAVGFLLYTRTSSNALKALGGIGLWAGGFTMLFGILYGEIFGLHVLGEVLFGGSPPMHKGLQPKYLAYGQTWLVVSMLLGLFHLTVGYVFGFINDMDHGFADAFVHNGSWATMMFGVWMWIFSTQAEGLKPDFLFQSFGGPDAVYNLGFTGFSPAIGSLGLGLFVVGLVVMIYGEVQHMGGFGVLVGLLESVNVLVNVLSYLRIGAVILAKAGMAFVVNLLFFGVYVVETDKGAEWHFGTTHDPVHMLEKGTYHGHEVTEVMFGGLMHGGIGMALAGILILLVGHLVVLLLGVTSAGLQGVRLEYVEFFDKFYEGGGRVFEPFGYERNYTTED, from the coding sequence ATGAGCAAGGTGTCCGTGACGGGCTCGAAGTCCGTCATGGACGACGTCATCGAGACGGTACACGACCTCCGCCTGGTTCACCTGAGCGACTACGACGGCTCCTGGGACGGGTTCTCCAACGGGAACCCGGTCGAGGGCGCCGAAGGCGCCTCAGAGAAACTGGTCACGGTCCGCTCCATCAAGAGCATCCTCGGTGTCGAGGCCGAACACGCCGGCCCGAGCCGTATCGTCACGGACGACGCGCTCGACGAGGAGCTCGAAGAGGTTCGCCAGGAGGCGAACCGTCTCGACGACCGTCGGAGCGAGCTCGAGACCGAACTGCGCGAACTCGACGAGCAGATCTCGTCGCTCGCGCCGTTCGCCGAGCTCGGTATCCCGCTCCACCTGCTCTCCGGCTACGACTCGCTGCGCGTCGCCGTCGGTGAAGGCGACGTCGACGCGGTCGAGGCCGAACTCCAGGACGCGAAGGGCATCCGCGAGTTCGACGTCGAGACCGGTGGCGGCGACCTCGTCGCCGTCTTCGCGTACCCCGAGTCGAACGCCCGCGACAGCATCCTCGACGACCTCCTCGTCCGCGCGAACTTCACGCGACAGGAGGTCCCCGACGGCGAGGGCGACCCGTCCGACTACATCGAGCAGCTGCGTCACCGCAAGCAGCAGCTCCAGTCGAAGCTCTCGACGGTCGAGGACGAACTCGAGGACCTGCGCCTCGACGCCGCCGGCTTCCTGCTGGCCGCGGAGGAGCGCCTGTCCATCGACGTCCAGAAGGCCGAGGCGCCGCTGCAGTTCGCGACGACGGAGAACGCCTTCGTCGCCGAGGGCTGGCTCCCGACCGACGAGGTCGACACCCTCAAGCGCGAACTCGACGCCGCGGTCGGCGACCACGCCGAGGTCCAAGAGATCGAACGCGCGGACTACCACGAGGGCCACGCGGTCGGTTCCTCCGAGGTCCAGGACGAGTCTCACGGCACCGGCAGCGGTGCCGAGGCGGCCGCGGACGGTGGCGTCGTCACGATGAACGACGACCCGCCGACCATCCAGCAGAACAACAAGGCCGCAGAGCCCTTCGAGTTCCTCATCGAGATGGTCAACCGACCGAAGTACACGGAACTCGACCCGACCATCATCCTGCTGCTGACGTTCCCGCTGTTCTACGGGTTCATGCTGGGTGACCTCGGGTACGGGCTCATCTACGTCGCGGTCGGCTTCCTGCTGTACACGCGGACCAGCAGCAACGCGCTGAAGGCGCTCGGTGGCATCGGCCTCTGGGCCGGTGGCTTCACGATGCTCTTCGGCATCCTGTACGGCGAGATATTCGGACTGCACGTGCTTGGTGAGGTCCTCTTCGGCGGCAGCCCGCCGATGCACAAGGGGCTCCAGCCCAAGTACCTGGCCTACGGCCAGACCTGGCTCGTCGTGAGCATGCTGCTCGGTCTGTTCCACCTGACGGTGGGGTACGTCTTCGGGTTCATCAACGACATGGACCACGGCTTCGCCGACGCGTTCGTCCACAACGGTTCGTGGGCGACGATGATGTTCGGCGTCTGGATGTGGATCTTCAGCACGCAGGCCGAGGGCCTGAAGCCGGACTTCCTGTTCCAGTCCTTCGGTGGCCCCGATGCCGTCTACAACCTCGGGTTCACCGGCTTCTCGCCGGCCATCGGTAGCCTCGGTCTGGGGCTGTTCGTCGTCGGTCTCGTCGTGATGATCTACGGCGAGGTCCAGCACATGGGCGGCTTCGGCGTCCTCGTCGGGCTGCTCGAGTCCGTCAACGTGCTCGTCAACGTCCTGTCCTACCTGCGTATCGGGGCAGTCATCCTGGCGAAGGCAGGGATGGCGTTCGTCGTCAACCTGCTCTTCTTCGGGGTGTACGTCGTCGAGACGGACAAGGGCGCGGAGTGGCACTTCGGGACCACCCACGACCCGGTCCACATGCTCGAGAAGGGGACCTACCACGGCCACGAGGTCACGGAGGTCATGTTCGGCGGCCTGATGCACGGTGGCATCGGGATGGCGCTCGCCGGCATCCTCATCCTGCTCGTCGGCCACCTGGTCGTCCTGCTGCTCGGTGTCACGAGCGCAGGCCTGCAGGGGGTTCGTCTCGAGTACGTCGAGTTCTTCGACAAGTTCTACGAGGGTGGCGGCCGCGTGTTCGAGCCGTTCGGCTACGAGCGCAACTACACGACCGAGGACTGA
- the ahaH gene encoding ATP synthase archaeal subunit H produces the protein MPRPEVLERIQTAETEADDIVAEAEADRDERIAEARERAEEIRQEAEEEARELESNRLEEAREEIAEEREQILEQGEAEREELRTRAEGRTSEVVDYVLETFTEEVHAQT, from the coding sequence ATGCCGAGGCCAGAGGTTCTCGAACGAATTCAGACGGCCGAGACGGAGGCCGACGACATCGTCGCCGAGGCGGAAGCCGACCGCGACGAGCGCATCGCCGAGGCCCGGGAACGTGCCGAAGAGATCCGCCAGGAGGCGGAGGAGGAGGCACGTGAACTCGAGTCGAACCGCCTCGAGGAAGCTCGCGAGGAGATAGCGGAAGAACGCGAGCAGATCCTCGAGCAGGGAGAGGCGGAGCGCGAGGAACTCCGTACCCGCGCCGAGGGACGCACGAGCGAGGTCGTCGACTACGTCCTCGAAACATTCACGGAGGAGGTACATGCTCAGACCTGA
- a CDS encoding methyltransferase domain-containing protein, whose product MGILENKARARLFYKYLSKVYDTINPFIWNEEMRTEAIGMLDIEPDDRVLDVGCGTGFATEGLLAHENVDEVWGLDQSPDQLEKAYAKFGKHGPVHFHLGDAERLPFATDSFDVIWSSGSIEYWPNPVRALREFRRVVKPGGQVLVVGPNYPKTTVMQKVADAIMLFYDEEEADEMFTAAGFEDIQHRLMGPDYDPDIAITTVARAPTKDDEDADAVASEAVEDETSAEAEA is encoded by the coding sequence ATGGGAATCCTCGAAAACAAGGCTCGTGCACGCCTGTTCTACAAGTATCTCTCGAAGGTGTACGACACCATCAACCCGTTCATCTGGAACGAGGAGATGCGGACGGAAGCCATCGGGATGCTCGACATCGAGCCGGACGACCGCGTCCTCGACGTCGGCTGTGGCACCGGCTTCGCGACCGAGGGGCTGCTGGCCCACGAGAACGTCGACGAGGTCTGGGGCCTCGACCAGAGTCCCGACCAGCTCGAGAAGGCCTACGCCAAGTTCGGCAAGCACGGCCCGGTGCACTTCCACCTCGGCGACGCCGAACGCCTCCCCTTCGCGACCGATAGCTTCGACGTCATCTGGTCGTCGGGCTCCATCGAGTACTGGCCGAACCCCGTGCGCGCGCTGCGCGAGTTCCGGCGCGTGGTCAAACCCGGTGGGCAGGTGCTCGTCGTCGGCCCGAACTACCCGAAGACGACGGTGATGCAGAAGGTCGCCGACGCCATCATGCTGTTCTACGACGAGGAGGAGGCGGACGAGATGTTCACCGCCGCCGGGTTCGAGGACATCCAGCACCGGCTGATGGGCCCGGACTACGACCCCGACATCGCCATCACGACCGTCGCACGCGCCCCCACGAAGGACGACGAGGACGCCGACGCGGTCGCGAGCGAGGCCGTCGAGGACGAGACCAGCGCCGAAGCCGAAGCCTGA
- a CDS encoding type IV pilin — protein MLSARAVSPVVGTALLLAVTLVLASVVVVGVSETPPAESPRASFTATADADTGRISVTHTGGESVDVDAIRVVVTVNGTELRHQPPVPFFSASGFAPGPTGPFNTATDQTWTAGESASLRVAGTNHPALAADSRVVVTVYSGELVVGRVATVARG, from the coding sequence GTGCTCTCAGCCCGTGCAGTCTCCCCGGTCGTCGGTACCGCCCTGTTGCTCGCAGTGACGCTCGTGCTGGCGAGCGTCGTGGTGGTCGGCGTCTCGGAGACGCCACCCGCCGAATCGCCCCGGGCCAGTTTCACCGCGACCGCCGACGCCGACACGGGACGCATCAGCGTGACCCACACCGGGGGCGAGTCGGTGGACGTGGACGCCATCCGGGTTGTCGTGACGGTGAACGGGACGGAACTCAGACACCAGCCGCCGGTCCCGTTCTTCTCCGCGAGCGGGTTCGCGCCGGGACCGACGGGGCCGTTCAACACGGCCACGGACCAGACGTGGACTGCGGGCGAGTCGGCGAGTCTCCGGGTCGCGGGGACGAACCACCCGGCGCTCGCGGCGGACTCGCGGGTCGTGGTGACGGTCTACAGCGGAGAACTGGTGGTCGGTCGGGTCGCGACGGTCGCTCGCGGGTAG
- a CDS encoding DUF7096 domain-containing protein, with translation MRRLTCVALVAFLVLSPVGTMASAPAPAASPSPAPDTTTVVTESFVSNETTRRLELDTVERQGYDSPGLDFGAAVSVNRETVDSGYELQLLSVRLAAASSDAEREALVETAIAEMESRVDTLERQERQAIEAYGTGELSKAQLLKQLAFVGHRAEQTKETIRRLERSTGISLGYVTRQANEYSSPARLALYQRMFDGGSEQVAVQVRGSQSGVVLQMLVEAGPDTEYYREAVRLDHLDPDSAEGFANRSEFFEYIENRYPYVRQSSGATIWEFKRGSWFYESPLDQGSIRIYVDGSQQNVYREYQRLTVSSLPESNSFNATDYGVEVVINETANGGPARIQVQNVLTDDPVAAPVTVGDTTIGQTDEDGVLWYAQPKGTYEVTVELPQGPINVTVTPSQSP, from the coding sequence ATGAGACGTCTCACGTGCGTCGCCCTGGTGGCCTTCCTCGTCCTCTCGCCGGTCGGGACGATGGCCAGCGCACCAGCCCCCGCCGCTTCTCCCTCCCCCGCACCAGACACCACGACGGTGGTGACCGAGTCCTTCGTGTCGAACGAGACGACCCGACGACTCGAACTCGACACCGTCGAGAGACAGGGGTACGACAGCCCCGGCCTCGACTTCGGGGCCGCGGTCAGCGTGAACCGGGAGACGGTCGACAGCGGGTACGAACTCCAGCTCCTCTCGGTCCGGCTGGCCGCAGCGTCGTCGGACGCGGAGCGCGAAGCCCTCGTCGAGACGGCGATAGCCGAGATGGAGTCGCGCGTCGATACCCTCGAGCGACAGGAACGACAGGCCATCGAAGCGTACGGCACGGGCGAGCTCTCCAAGGCACAGCTCCTGAAGCAACTCGCGTTCGTCGGCCACCGTGCCGAGCAGACGAAAGAGACCATCAGGCGGCTGGAACGGTCGACCGGTATCTCGCTTGGCTACGTCACCAGACAGGCGAACGAGTACAGCAGCCCGGCGCGGCTGGCGCTCTACCAGCGGATGTTCGACGGGGGGTCCGAGCAGGTGGCGGTGCAGGTCCGTGGCTCCCAGTCCGGGGTCGTCCTGCAGATGCTCGTGGAGGCCGGGCCGGACACCGAGTACTACCGCGAGGCGGTCAGACTGGACCACCTCGACCCGGACTCGGCCGAGGGCTTCGCGAACCGGAGCGAGTTCTTCGAGTACATCGAGAACCGCTACCCCTACGTCCGGCAGAGTTCGGGCGCGACCATCTGGGAGTTCAAGCGCGGGAGCTGGTTCTACGAGAGCCCGCTCGACCAGGGGTCGATCCGCATCTACGTCGACGGCTCCCAGCAGAACGTCTACCGGGAGTACCAGCGACTGACGGTCTCCTCGCTCCCCGAGAGCAACAGTTTCAACGCGACCGACTACGGCGTCGAGGTCGTCATCAACGAGACGGCCAACGGGGGCCCGGCCCGCATCCAGGTCCAGAACGTCCTCACCGATGACCCGGTGGCGGCACCCGTGACGGTCGGGGACACCACCATCGGGCAGACGGACGAGGACGGCGTCCTCTGGTACGCCCAGCCGAAGGGAACCTACGAGGTCACCGTCGAACTCCCGCAGGGACCCATCAACGTCACCGTCACGCCGTCGCAGTCCCCGTAG
- a CDS encoding helix-turn-helix transcriptional regulator, producing the protein MRSLSALAAALLVLALFAGVSTGVPSDAHPGTHSASPSLSGEQTSFEPAEPGTIIEINVTASGDARWSISYRYVLEGENETTAFRQYGRAVTKGQEEVQFSPSLFQQFADQAGAWTGREMQIRDTSWAEPVVREPARTSTVTTIPTTSEAEDETKVGVLTYTFTWTNFAQVQGSEVVVGDAFGTENETWFPRLYDGQRLVINEPENFVITTSPANKGPQNSTLVWDGPATFEPGYIEAVYVPRGGAGSETTPPGGENEGGLPLQLLGFGLLVLLVGAGSYLFARWQTEREQSTPAATPNGGHESATADTTETEPSPDTAPSEAGGAEGATTPEPTDGAAAAGAGAAAVDEVDETEPDEAVPVAEEEEDPIDVELLSDEERVLRLLRQNNGRMKQANIVKETGWSNAKVSQLLSGMDDDDEIEKLRIGRENLITLPGESIGDFDDDN; encoded by the coding sequence ATGCGGTCCCTCTCTGCACTCGCAGCCGCCCTCCTCGTGCTCGCGCTCTTCGCGGGGGTGAGCACCGGCGTCCCGAGCGACGCGCATCCCGGGACACACTCCGCGTCGCCGTCGCTGTCCGGCGAGCAGACGTCGTTCGAGCCAGCGGAGCCGGGGACCATCATCGAGATCAACGTCACCGCGTCCGGTGACGCACGCTGGTCCATCTCGTATCGCTACGTCCTCGAGGGCGAGAACGAGACGACCGCGTTCAGGCAGTACGGGCGAGCCGTGACGAAGGGCCAGGAGGAGGTCCAGTTCTCCCCGTCGCTGTTCCAGCAGTTCGCCGACCAGGCCGGGGCGTGGACCGGCCGCGAGATGCAGATCAGGGACACCTCGTGGGCGGAACCGGTCGTCCGGGAACCGGCGCGGACGAGCACCGTGACGACCATCCCGACCACGTCCGAAGCCGAGGACGAGACGAAGGTCGGCGTCCTGACCTACACGTTCACGTGGACGAACTTCGCGCAGGTGCAGGGTAGCGAGGTCGTCGTGGGCGACGCCTTCGGGACCGAGAACGAGACGTGGTTCCCGCGGCTGTACGACGGGCAGCGCCTCGTCATCAACGAACCCGAGAACTTCGTCATCACCACCTCGCCCGCGAACAAGGGCCCACAGAACAGCACCCTCGTCTGGGACGGCCCGGCGACGTTCGAACCCGGGTACATCGAGGCGGTGTACGTCCCGCGAGGTGGCGCCGGGTCGGAGACGACGCCCCCTGGCGGGGAGAACGAGGGTGGCCTCCCGCTCCAGTTGCTCGGGTTCGGCCTCCTCGTCCTGCTCGTCGGCGCCGGCAGTTACCTGTTCGCGCGCTGGCAGACCGAGCGCGAACAGTCCACCCCGGCCGCCACGCCGAACGGGGGCCACGAGTCCGCAACCGCCGACACCACGGAGACCGAGCCGTCGCCGGACACCGCCCCCAGCGAAGCGGGCGGGGCAGAGGGCGCGACGACGCCCGAGCCGACCGACGGTGCGGCTGCGGCCGGTGCCGGCGCAGCCGCGGTGGACGAAGTCGACGAGACCGAGCCCGACGAGGCCGTACCCGTCGCCGAGGAGGAAGAGGACCCCATCGACGTCGAGCTCCTCTCCGACGAGGAGCGGGTCCTCCGGCTGCTCCGGCAGAACAACGGCCGGATGAAGCAGGCGAACATCGTCAAGGAGACGGGCTGGTCGAACGCGAAGGTCTCGCAGTTGCTCTCCGGGATGGACGACGACGACGAGATCGAGAAGCTCCGCATCGGCCGGGAGAACCTCATCACGCTCCCGGGCGAGAGCATCGGCGACTTCGACGACGACAACTGA
- a CDS encoding electron transfer flavoprotein subunit beta/FixA family protein, which translates to MKVLVTVKEVAAVEDEFQIDGTSIDETYLEYDLNEWDDYAVEEAVQLQENGIADEVVAVTIGPERSEETIRMALAKGADRAIRVWDDALADTDLLDVGAKTRILSAVVAEEDPDLVLSGVQADDDGFGATGVSLADEIDYEWAAVVNDLDHDALEGENVAKVHRELEGGVEELTDVELPAVLTIQTGINEPRYASLRGIRMAQRKEIDPKTLADLGLDAEAVANDLELTDMYEPESEGDATYFEGGPEDEAAQLADLLREKGVGAQ; encoded by the coding sequence ATGAAGGTTCTCGTCACCGTCAAGGAGGTGGCTGCCGTCGAGGACGAATTCCAGATCGATGGCACGTCCATCGACGAGACGTACCTCGAATACGACCTCAACGAGTGGGACGACTACGCGGTCGAAGAAGCCGTCCAGCTCCAGGAGAACGGCATCGCCGACGAAGTCGTCGCCGTGACCATCGGGCCGGAGCGGTCCGAGGAGACCATCCGGATGGCCCTCGCGAAGGGCGCGGACCGTGCGATCCGCGTCTGGGACGACGCCCTCGCGGACACCGACCTGCTCGACGTCGGTGCGAAGACACGCATCCTCTCGGCCGTCGTCGCCGAGGAGGACCCGGACCTCGTGCTCAGCGGCGTCCAGGCCGACGACGACGGGTTCGGCGCGACGGGCGTCTCGCTCGCCGACGAGATCGACTACGAGTGGGCCGCGGTCGTGAACGACCTCGACCACGACGCGCTCGAGGGCGAGAACGTCGCGAAGGTCCACCGCGAACTGGAGGGTGGCGTCGAGGAGCTGACCGACGTGGAGCTCCCCGCCGTCCTCACCATCCAGACCGGTATCAACGAGCCGCGCTACGCCAGCCTGCGCGGCATCCGGATGGCCCAGCGCAAGGAGATCGACCCCAAGACGCTCGCCGACCTCGGGCTGGACGCCGAGGCCGTCGCCAACGACCTGGAACTCACCGACATGTACGAACCCGAGTCCGAAGGGGACGCCACGTACTTCGAGGGCGGCCCGGAGGACGAAGCCGCACAGCTCGCTGACCTCCTGCGGGAGAAGGGGGTGGGTGCGCAATGA
- a CDS encoding electron transfer flavoprotein subunit alpha/FixB family protein encodes MSDILAIAEHRRGELRDVSFELVTAGRELADATGGDLHVAVISGNLDDFAEQLKLEGVDTIHTVSNGEEFNHDVYAQAVEQLYDAIGPQVLLMPNSVNGLDYAPAVANSLDLPYVSDVVGMDIDGDTLTATREMYGGKVETTTDVPAEHVAVSIRGAEWPTTEATADAAVESFDVDIDEDAVRSTVTGFEEVGGGDVDISEADVLVSVGRGIEEEDNLDLIFDLAEALDATVSSSRPIVDAGWLPKNRQVGQSGKVVTPDVYIAIGISGAVQHVAGMKGADTIVAINTDPNAPIYDIADYGIVDDLFEVVPALTEQFS; translated from the coding sequence ATGAGCGACATCCTCGCAATCGCCGAGCACCGCCGCGGTGAACTGCGCGACGTGAGCTTCGAACTCGTCACGGCCGGCCGCGAACTCGCGGACGCCACCGGGGGCGACCTCCACGTCGCCGTCATCTCCGGCAACCTCGACGACTTCGCCGAGCAGCTCAAGCTCGAGGGCGTCGACACCATCCACACCGTCTCCAACGGTGAGGAGTTCAACCACGACGTGTACGCCCAGGCCGTCGAGCAGCTCTACGACGCCATCGGGCCGCAGGTCCTGCTCATGCCGAACTCGGTCAACGGGCTGGACTACGCGCCCGCGGTGGCCAACAGTCTCGACCTGCCCTACGTCAGCGACGTGGTCGGCATGGATATCGACGGCGACACCCTGACCGCCACGCGCGAGATGTACGGCGGGAAGGTCGAGACCACCACCGACGTCCCGGCCGAGCACGTCGCGGTCTCCATCCGTGGCGCCGAGTGGCCGACGACCGAGGCCACCGCCGACGCGGCCGTCGAGTCCTTCGACGTGGACATCGACGAGGACGCGGTCCGGTCGACCGTCACCGGCTTCGAGGAGGTCGGCGGCGGCGACGTCGACATCAGCGAGGCGGACGTGCTCGTCAGCGTCGGCCGCGGCATCGAGGAGGAGGACAACCTCGACCTCATCTTCGACCTCGCCGAGGCGCTGGACGCGACGGTCTCGTCCTCGCGTCCCATCGTCGACGCCGGCTGGCTCCCGAAGAACCGGCAGGTCGGCCAGTCCGGGAAGGTCGTCACGCCCGACGTGTACATCGCCATCGGCATCTCCGGGGCGGTCCAGCACGTCGCCGGCATGAAGGGTGCCGACACCATCGTCGCCATCAACACCGACCCGAACGCGCCCATCTACGACATCGCGGACTACGGTATCGTCGACGACCTGTTCGAGGTCGTCCCGGCGCTCACCGAGCAGTTCTCCTGA
- a CDS encoding BMP family lipoprotein, with amino-acid sequence MAGAGGGIASALAGCTSVVPGMGDDGDPADDTETATRQFDESETYIGMLYATGGLGDDSFNDMANRGVKLARVRHGIEYKNEVPAGVDEIGTLQAQYAKSAQPAFDLTVCVGFLQQEPLSKTAKQYPDQRFMLVDSVVDRDNVANYVFKEHEGSFQVGVLAGALTGQGFSAGAGQTRLDRKTVGFVGGIESGLIKKFEAGFMAGAKHADPDVEVLSEYVGSFSDIEGGKQAAQSMYDEGADIVYHAAGGTGLGVFQAAQQNGRFAIGVDSDQSESDPRYANVILASMVKRVDTAVFNAIQNVHEGEYNGGSVQSLGLEQDGVAVAYGNDLGPQIPETATNQIDDTRSKIVNGEIDVPTTPEEV; translated from the coding sequence ATGGCCGGTGCTGGCGGTGGCATCGCGTCCGCGCTCGCCGGGTGCACGTCCGTCGTTCCTGGGATGGGAGACGACGGCGACCCTGCCGACGACACGGAGACAGCGACGAGACAGTTCGACGAGAGCGAGACGTACATCGGGATGCTGTACGCGACCGGTGGGCTGGGCGACGACTCGTTCAACGACATGGCCAACCGCGGCGTCAAACTGGCGCGCGTCCGCCACGGAATCGAGTACAAGAACGAGGTGCCGGCGGGCGTCGACGAGATCGGGACGCTCCAGGCCCAGTACGCGAAGTCCGCGCAACCGGCGTTCGACCTCACGGTCTGCGTCGGGTTCCTGCAGCAGGAACCGCTCTCGAAGACCGCGAAACAGTACCCCGACCAGCGGTTCATGCTGGTCGACTCGGTCGTCGACCGGGACAACGTGGCGAACTACGTGTTCAAGGAGCACGAGGGCTCGTTCCAGGTGGGGGTACTGGCGGGCGCACTGACCGGGCAGGGGTTCTCGGCCGGCGCCGGCCAGACCCGGCTCGACCGGAAGACCGTCGGCTTCGTCGGCGGCATCGAGTCCGGGCTCATCAAGAAGTTCGAGGCCGGGTTCATGGCGGGCGCGAAGCACGCCGACCCCGACGTCGAGGTACTCAGCGAGTACGTCGGCAGTTTCAGCGACATCGAGGGCGGCAAGCAGGCCGCCCAGTCGATGTACGACGAGGGCGCGGACATCGTCTACCACGCGGCCGGTGGGACCGGCCTCGGCGTCTTCCAGGCCGCCCAGCAGAACGGGCGCTTCGCCATCGGCGTCGACTCTGACCAGTCCGAGTCCGACCCGCGGTACGCGAACGTCATCCTCGCGAGCATGGTCAAGCGGGTCGACACGGCGGTGTTCAACGCCATCCAGAACGTCCACGAGGGCGAGTACAACGGCGGCTCCGTCCAGTCGCTCGGCCTCGAACAGGACGGCGTCGCGGTGGCGTACGGGAACGACCTCGGGCCACAGATACCCGAGACGGCGACCAACCAGATCGACGACACCCGGTCGAAGATCGTGAACGGGGAGATCGACGTGCCGACGACGCCGGAGGAGGTCTGA